One genomic segment of Ferrimonas sp. YFM includes these proteins:
- a CDS encoding immune inhibitor A domain-containing protein has translation MQRISVLTTALVTAGLASSLQAAPRQVQLADPGVINPERIEYWMAKRGEINDSHTRAEIDAKVKQYTAGAFNPETLKHGVSLAPLHHGQDHKSPLVKAMTLTQNAEDSGKAVKVLGILVDFPDLPHDNNRLTRQDTGMYYSSYPASHYDKLLFSSTGFPGPTGQTLQSARQFYTEESGGSFDFSGKVFDWVTADNNAAHYGAHKDDDKDSAVPDLVFEAVSKLVARGDVDLSEFDQEDQYDRDGDGNVNEPDGIIDHIMVFHSSIGEEAGGGYLGDNAIWSHRYFVFDSRNQPRAIPGSEYSVFGYTIQPIDAAAGVCTHEFGHDLGLPDEYDLEYSEHGSPVGMWSLMSGGSWTGTPAGSKPSSMSAWARDYLQKRYGGNWINNTDIQLDSLSETPANHSLVSAINHDGINQLTLPLPAQLEAFHGPYSGKLQYYSGAGHEISTSAEASLTLPSGSPRLSLKAHWQIESGYDYAQILVNGSPVSGSYASTVNPYHANLGPHYTGNSSSLANAEGDAGWITIEVDLSEYAGQRITLGLRYVTDQSEGGYGFVADNLVISNGADTVWQSGGETAQAMTLDGFSRISNYRPAAGHGYFMQLRQFSGNDTGLSGTGYSPGVLLWYYNRAYSDNNVGTHPGYGFTGVVDADQQLIPNQGTTIQIKDAAFSRYAQTAGYNDPNLAPISEFDDAKDYSAPSQKQSGLVLPKVGLKMAVTEQASNSATATLALTKSGGGFNIASLTTASNGLTLSAQATTENGQGTVSYIWETGDGETYDTASISHTYPSDGTYTLTLTALDEAGRVLESSRSVVVTADGTPTLAGSIASNVEGATVSFSSDISGGTAPYRYQWSFGDDASSTQANPSHSYEFSGDYDISLTVTDANDSSITLNETVQVSIPLDGDFTVSGTGLTRSFSATVSGGSANRTLSWDFGDGGSASGTSASHTYGAANTYQVVLTISDGDDSLKLTKSVTVTDPNSGGSGGSTSSGGGGGGSGSLGWFTLLLLPLLGRRVRR, from the coding sequence ATGCAAAGAATCAGTGTACTGACCACCGCCCTGGTTACGGCGGGACTGGCCTCCAGCCTGCAGGCCGCACCCAGGCAGGTGCAGCTGGCCGATCCTGGGGTGATCAACCCCGAGCGCATCGAATACTGGATGGCTAAACGCGGCGAGATTAATGACTCCCACACCCGGGCCGAGATCGACGCCAAGGTCAAGCAATACACCGCCGGCGCCTTCAATCCAGAGACGCTGAAGCATGGGGTGTCCCTGGCGCCGCTTCATCACGGCCAGGATCACAAGTCTCCTCTGGTCAAGGCGATGACCCTGACCCAGAATGCCGAGGACAGCGGCAAGGCGGTCAAGGTTCTGGGGATCCTGGTGGATTTCCCCGACCTGCCCCATGACAACAATCGCCTGACGCGCCAGGACACCGGGATGTACTACTCCAGCTATCCCGCCAGCCACTACGACAAGCTGCTGTTTTCCAGCACCGGCTTCCCCGGCCCCACAGGCCAAACCCTGCAGTCTGCCCGCCAGTTCTACACCGAGGAGTCCGGTGGCAGCTTCGATTTCAGCGGCAAAGTGTTCGACTGGGTTACCGCCGACAACAATGCGGCCCACTACGGCGCCCACAAGGACGACGACAAAGACAGCGCGGTACCGGACCTGGTGTTCGAAGCGGTCTCCAAACTGGTGGCCCGCGGCGACGTGGATCTGAGTGAGTTCGATCAGGAAGACCAATACGACCGGGACGGTGACGGCAACGTCAACGAACCCGACGGCATCATCGACCACATCATGGTGTTCCACTCCAGCATCGGCGAAGAGGCCGGTGGCGGTTACCTGGGGGACAACGCCATCTGGTCCCACCGCTACTTCGTCTTCGACAGCAGAAACCAGCCCAGGGCGATCCCCGGCAGCGAATACAGCGTTTTCGGCTACACCATTCAGCCCATCGACGCCGCCGCCGGCGTCTGTACCCACGAGTTCGGCCACGATCTGGGTCTGCCGGACGAGTACGATCTCGAATACAGCGAACACGGCTCTCCCGTAGGCATGTGGTCCCTGATGTCCGGCGGCAGCTGGACCGGCACCCCAGCAGGCAGCAAGCCCTCCTCCATGAGCGCCTGGGCCCGGGACTACCTGCAAAAACGCTACGGCGGCAACTGGATCAACAACACCGACATCCAACTGGACAGCCTGAGCGAGACCCCGGCCAATCACAGCCTGGTGAGCGCCATCAATCACGACGGCATCAATCAGCTGACCCTGCCACTGCCGGCCCAGTTGGAGGCGTTCCACGGCCCCTACAGCGGCAAGTTGCAGTACTACTCGGGCGCCGGGCATGAGATCAGCACCAGCGCCGAAGCCAGCCTGACCTTGCCCTCCGGCAGCCCCAGGCTGAGCCTCAAGGCCCACTGGCAGATCGAAAGCGGCTACGACTACGCCCAGATCCTGGTCAATGGCAGCCCGGTATCCGGTAGCTACGCCAGCACAGTCAACCCCTACCACGCCAATCTGGGCCCCCACTACACCGGCAACTCCAGCTCCCTCGCCAACGCCGAAGGTGACGCGGGCTGGATCACCATCGAGGTGGACCTCAGTGAGTATGCCGGCCAGCGCATCACCCTGGGACTGCGCTATGTCACCGATCAGTCTGAAGGGGGCTACGGCTTTGTGGCCGATAACCTGGTGATCAGCAACGGCGCCGACACCGTCTGGCAAAGCGGCGGCGAGACCGCCCAGGCCATGACCCTGGACGGCTTCAGCCGCATCAGCAACTACCGTCCGGCTGCGGGCCATGGCTACTTCATGCAGCTGCGTCAGTTCAGCGGCAACGACACCGGCCTGAGCGGCACCGGTTACAGCCCTGGCGTACTGCTGTGGTACTACAACCGCGCCTACTCCGACAACAACGTCGGCACCCACCCGGGCTATGGCTTCACCGGCGTAGTGGATGCGGATCAGCAGCTGATCCCAAACCAGGGCACCACCATCCAGATCAAGGATGCGGCCTTCAGCCGATACGCCCAGACGGCTGGCTACAACGACCCCAACCTGGCCCCCATCTCCGAGTTCGATGACGCCAAGGATTACAGCGCCCCCAGCCAGAAGCAGTCCGGCCTGGTGCTGCCCAAGGTGGGCCTGAAGATGGCGGTCACCGAGCAGGCCAGCAACTCGGCCACCGCCACCCTGGCGCTGACCAAGAGCGGCGGCGGCTTCAACATCGCCAGCCTGACCACCGCCAGCAACGGCCTGACCCTGAGTGCTCAGGCGACCACGGAGAATGGTCAGGGCACGGTGAGCTACATCTGGGAGACCGGCGATGGCGAGACCTACGACACCGCCTCCATCAGCCACACCTACCCCTCAGACGGCACCTATACCCTGACCCTAACCGCCCTGGATGAGGCCGGTCGGGTGTTGGAAAGCAGCCGCTCCGTCGTGGTCACTGCTGATGGCACGCCGACTCTGGCGGGCAGCATCGCCAGCAACGTCGAAGGGGCCACCGTCTCCTTTAGCTCCGACATCAGCGGTGGCACCGCTCCCTACCGCTACCAGTGGAGCTTTGGTGACGACGCCAGCAGCACCCAGGCCAACCCGAGCCACAGCTACGAGTTCAGCGGTGACTACGACATCAGCCTGACCGTGACCGACGCCAATGACAGCAGCATCACCCTGAACGAGACTGTGCAGGTGTCCATCCCCCTGGATGGCGATTTCACCGTCTCCGGCACCGGCCTGACCCGCAGCTTCAGTGCCACCGTCAGCGGCGGCAGTGCCAACCGCACCCTGTCCTGGGACTTCGGTGATGGCGGCAGTGCCAGCGGCACCAGCGCCAGCCACACCTATGGTGCCGCCAACACCTACCAGGTGGTGCTGACCATCAGCGACGGCGACGACAGCCTCAAGCTCACCAAGTCCGTCACCGTGACCGATCCCAACAGTGGTGGCAGCGGTGGTTCCACCTCCAGCGGTGGCGGCGGTGGCGGCAGTGGTAGCCTGGGGTGGTTCACCCTGCTGCTGCTTCCCCTGCTGGGCCGCCGGGTTCGCCGATAA